TTTCTGCtcttaaaaaagtaattttaaatatatttgtcaTGTTATAAAACTTACGGCAGGCTGTGCTGTAGCAACCCTCCCACACGACATACTCCCGTGCCCAGCGCTGGGTGCTCCCACGAGACCAGAAACACTCCCACTGATGCTAACCAACCTCCACTTCTTCAAAACATTGGAAACTGAAAAGATACTGGGGTTACTATGTGTCTACAGACAGGCTGACAACTCCTTCCATACCTATACAGAAAAAATTCTGCCTACTGTAACCCAACCTGAGTCTCCCACCTgacccaaattaaaaaaaaaatatcacccCTTGactccaaataaaaaaaaaaaattaccccaAGGAGAGTAAAGCCTATTTAATCCCCTTCCTCAATCCCAGTCTCAAATGTAATGTGCAATtagaattattatttcttacaaAGTCCTAGATAAGGCATGGTTATCCAGAAGCTAATGGAGGAGCCTGTTAGGAAACCCAGAGGAAATAGGCAACTTCATCCAGGTCAACAGGATAGTCCGTGAGCAGCACCGGGGTCTTCTCAAACAGCTCCCCCTTGTAGCTGCGCCACTTGCCCGCTGGCAGGTAGACGTCGCGTTCCTGCTTGCCCATCTCCAGGACAGGTGCCACCATGAGGGTGTCCCCGATCAGGAACTGGGAGTCGATCCTGTGAGTGGCCTCATCGCGGGGTGAGATCCACCAGATTGGACGGATGATGGGGTCACCTGTGTCAGTGACCTCCCCAGCCAGTTCCAGCAGCAGCGGGGCCACCAGCGACTCATGGAGCTCCGTGAACTTCTGTGCAATCTCCACCACCTCCTTGTCATAGAGCCAGGGCGGGATGGAGAACTGCATGGAGGGCATGAAGGCTGACAGCTCCAGCCACCGCACGTACAGCTCCCGGTCGGGGATCTCCACCGCGCCCTCCGTCTTGTTGGGGAGAAAGTTCCCGCCTATCATGTCAGCGGATATGAAGGGGTACCCCAGCATGCTGATGGTGAGCACCGTGGGGATGAGGGACTTGAGGCCAAGCTCATAGCCCCAGACGGAGTCACGGTCAATGATGCGGAAGAAGCAGGAGATGTTCTGTGACTGGTAGCCCACCCGCACCTCAGCCAGCTCGTAGAAGGGGATGGCCATCTCCGTGTAGCGCCGCGACCAGATGCTGGGGTCTGAGAGTGGGCGGAAGGTGCTGAACTGCTTGGGCAGGTAGCTGGTCTCACCTGCATCAAACTTGAAGGATGAGATGCCATACTTGTGTCGGAGCTGGCGCAAGTGGCTCTGGAACCAGTCCCGGGCTGCTGGGTTGGTGAAGTCCAGGATGGCCCCGATGCCGTTCCACCACTCGACCATGGCAGGCAGCCGCCCAGACGGCTCCTTGATGAACAGCTGACGCTCAATTCCCACCCCAAAATTGGAGGAATTGTAGTTTATGAAAGGGTGAGTCCACAGGGTGACCTTAAACCCGTCTTCCCTCAGTTTTGCAAACATCTCTGTTACGTTGGGGAACTTGACAGGGTCAAAGTCAAAGTCCCCATAAGCTTGTGTGTACATGTCATCGATTTCAATGTGGCTGCAGTTAAAACGGTACTTCTTGATCTTTTCAGCAAATCGCAAGAGTTTATCCTGGTCGATATTGTTCTTGTAGAGGGCCCAGGTGGACCAGATGGGGTATCGGAAGGCGTTCTCAGCAGGGATCTTGGAGGGCTTGTTGAAGTACCTGCGCACCATGTACTTGTGGATGGAGGTGACGTCGGAGCCCACGCAGACGCGGTAGCTGAGCTCGGGGAAGGGCTGTTGCCCTGGTGGGGGCTTGTAAGGTGAGTCCTTGTAGCGGGCCTGGAAGAAGAGGGCGCGCTCGGTGGCATTGAAGCCCAGGTGGAAGGGCACGGAGTCGTTGATCTTGATGGCCGCTGCCTTGGAGGAGAGCCAGTAGCGCTCGAGGATGCCGCCAAAGCTGTCGCGGAAGGAGTAGACGTCACTGGTCACGTAGGGCATGGGCTCCTGGTAGCCCGCCAGGCGGATGGGCCAGTGCTGGGTGCTCATCTCTGAGCCCCCATACCAGTGGGCGTCCTCCCAGAACATGGTGTGCTCCaccgccgggccgggcgccaGCTCCTCCCAGCGCACACGGTAGCACATCACCGTGTCCTTGGGCTTCACCGTCTGGATGAAGAAGTTGAGCGGGCCCCTGCCCGACCGCGTGCAGCTCAAAATCTCGCCCTCCTTGGAGCACGACTCCAGGTCAAGGCTGCCCGAGCGGAAGGCCAGGCGGAAGACCACCTCCCCGTGCTGGTTCCTGATGACAAAGCCATCCGCCCGCAGGTCCATCAGCTCCGTCTTGAGCCGCTCCGCCTTCCGCAGGGACACTGTGTAGTAGCACCAAGCCACCACCGCTGCAATGAACAGGATGAGGCCCAGCAAGATGGCCCCAAGCATGGGCCTCAGCTCCTTGGAGGGCTTCTGCTTCACTGGTGTGAAGTTCTCGGGCAGGAAGGTGTACATGATGCTCTGCTTTCTCTAGAGCTTTTTGcagtggggtgggaaggaagatCTCTTTGCAGCCAGCCTGGGGCtctcaggagaagaaaatggacTGTTAGGAAAGTTCCCACCTCTGCAGAGTCCCAGAGCACCCGTCtctgaaaaagaagaggatATAAATAGACTCAGAAAAAACTCTGAATCAAGGGACAGCTTGTCATCCATTTGCCATCTCAATTTCAGCAGTTCCCCCCGTCCCCCCGTTGCCGGTCTGGGACATGCCAGGCGCTGACGCCAAGTACTAGAGGCTATCTCCAATTACCCTGGGCAGAGAACACGTGCAGGGAACAGACTGAGCCCCACACTGAGAACAACGCCAGGGCAATAAGGACCAAATCATTGccataattaattttcttttgttgggaAGACTTTCagcaaggcaggagcagagactgggagggggtaggaggaggctgagcaggagctggatCAGCTCACTGACAGTACCTTTAAGGGACAGGGCTAACTAAAAGCCATAAAAGACAGTTTTGAATTGCAAATGAATGAAttccaggcagctgctcttAATTTTAATCAAACTGCCTTCCCTGGCAGATTTAACTCAGTTTATCTGCAGCACTGTCCCCTCGCCATCCCAGCGCACCGTGGCCGCTCCAGCTGGGTAATGCTTTGAGGTACAGCCGGTAAATAcctgcttctctgcagctcctggatgGCTAAACAGGGCAGGGGTACCGGCGGCTCACGTCTGGTTTTGGGGGGCACGTAGGGGGTGCGTTGTGCAGCAAAGCATGGCCGCAGGGGGTACTGCACCAGCAGCCCCGAGCGGGAGGAGAGCGGCTCGCTCCTGCCTTGCACGCAGACCCCTGCAGCGGGTCTGGGGGGCAGACAGCAAGACCTCCAAAGGGCTATTCCTCCATCCAGCACGGCTCCGGGCTGTGTTTCATCTCCAGCTTGCTCCCCCTGCACGGCCCCGGGGAAGCAGGCTGCACCAAGAGCCTAACGGCTTTTTCTTggccaggagctggctgggctcAGCCAAACACAGTGCTGGGGATCCAGAGGGGAAAAGTAAAGTGAGGACACGGGACAACAAGAAACAAACCtagcagcaggaggagcaggggaaggaaagaagctgCAGAGCCGCAGACCAGCTGGCCAGtacctgcccagcaccagcaaacACCAGCATGCGGCTGGGGCTGGAAGCCTGCCAGCTCCAGGCAAACCAGAGGGAAAAATCCCCCTCTTTATCAGCAACACCCTCTAAAGGactcagtttcttttttaaagaaaagatccAAAATGAAATACCGAACCCTCTACAAGCATGACAAGCCAGAGCACGTTTTCTTCTGTACCACAAACAGATCTTTCTCCCCAAAAAAGGCCAAGTAAAGCAGAAAGGGGTCATGAACATCACCTAAACCCTGCTACTCCACTACAGGGACACCTGGGTGTAAACGCAGATAGGATCTGTGCACAGGCTCAACAGAACATCCAGCATTTTATATTCATCTTGAAACATGCATTGTGCCAGACCCTGTAGCTGGGGAAACATTTTCATTGTCGGCTGGGTCATTTTAACCTTCCCCTGGGAGCTGGCAACTTTCTAGACTGCCAGCTGCTTTAAATGGGATTACCACAGCATTAGGAAGCGATTAGCCTGAACGGGCCATAGGTTTAGCTAAACCACTTGTCCCTTGGCCAAGTCCCACCTAGCCCTCACTCACTGGTGGCAAGGAGCCCTGGCATGGGATGGGGGTGGCTCCAACCACCCCAGCTGTGTCACCCAGGGCTGGATTCTGTCACACAGGAGAAGAACAGGGCCTTCACCCACCAGCACGTGTGATTTAAGACCAGCTGAGTCCAGCAAAAATAGAGCAATAAAGACAGGGAGGAGAGGGTGGTGGGaaaatgctgtgtttgggatAAAACTTTATTCCTCCTGTCAGCCCCTCCTTGGCTTTCGGGTGCCGTGCAGGATCGTACTGGGGAACGGCGTGGTGGGAGGAGGTTTGCAGAAGGGTCTCAGACAAAACCggcacagctgagcagcactgcaagTGTCAGGCTGCTTCTGGAAATATAGATGGGTATGCTGAGACCAGAAGAACTCCCTCCCTCTCAGCACTGGGAATTTTTGAGATGCCAGAGAGCGAGATGCAAATACCTGTCACTATCGGAGGCACACCCTGTGTCTCATGCATGCCTTATCTGGGGACTGCAAAGGtcaaggggggagggggggggggaagggggggaataACGTGCAGCCTCCATTGAGCAGGACTTGGAAATTCTTTGGGAAAAGAATTTTCTaaagttttcatgttttctaaaaaaaaaaaaaaaaaaaagaaataaatggtgttttctttcccacagcTCTTAGGGTTTTAAGCCCAAAAATGGCTGACACTGCTGGTTCAGGGACAGCCACCTCCACACCCTATGTAAAATTgacagcagcccccagggctTTAGggattttctgaattttcatctCCCTTTCAGGAGGACGGTTTATTATTTATGAACTGCTTCGAAGCTGCTCTATTTTTaggctgtttctttctttcttttccccccatgGGCTAGAGCTCATGACGTACATGAAGGAGCTGGCACTGCCGCTGCCAGTAGAgaaataatgtgttttttaagAAGGGTTTTGCATCCTTTTGTGGCCCTTGGACACTGATCTGCCTTGGAGGGATGTGCAAGCTGGTGGATTTATCCTGTTCTGGTTGCTTTGGCTGAACCAGAATCAAACCACtgtggctgcccagggctgaTGGATATCACCTGCTTGGGTACCACTTCAATAAACATGCTGAGAAGGGTGTTTGCAGGCATTGCCCAGCACATCAACGGGCCAGGGAGGTACATAAAAACAGGATCTTGTTCTGTGCCTGTCCAGCCCCTCTACTTTTTTGCCTTGTTAACAAAATGTATGTTCTCCAGTCAGTGACTTGGCTCCATCCCAGATGAGAGGTAAGTTTCCCAAGCTGCCCAGAGATGCCTGCCACCTTACACTTGTGAGCTACAGCCCACAGAGGTGCCTGTTCAAGCAAAGCctgtttcaacattttttttttaatgcaaacttGTTATTTTGCTCCAAGATGACATTGCAGTGACCTTTAACTcctcaaaaagaagaaaaaaaagaaaatgggaagggAGGGTgtcaaagcaaaacagcatgcttgcagcttcccagctgacccaaaacaaaggtttttcttgctgttctgtgaAAGCAGTGAGTTGTCTTGCCTCTCAGCTcgagaagaaagaaaaacatctgagcAGGACACACTTTAtggagtaaaaataaaaatccattttttgaCCGCTTCTATTTTTACCAACACCACTGCTAACCACCGGCTGCGAGACCCACAGCACCACTAACCCCAGGAATTTTGCAATtaggacatttttttaaagagtccTAACATGTAACTGGTCCCCATTGTCCTGGTGGGGTCAGCTCTGAATGGCACACGGGGCGAAGCTCGTGCAGGGGACACACACTGATTTCCCATGCTGGGAAACCCTCCGCTCCATTGCAAGGTCCTACCACCTCCTCCTCAAACATCTTGGCAGGAGTTGAGCTAAGGAAACACCACAGATTTCACTGGAAACACTGCAGATTTCACCAGGAGGCATCTCTAACTCCCTAAAAGAGCAGGGAATTATGATGGCAAATTACAGGGGAAATTACTGCTCTGCAAAACAGCTTGTAGAGGTGAAAAAAACTCCGCGTGCCCACCCTGCAACCCCCTGCAGGAGACCAGCCCTGCCCAAAGGACTCTGCAAACCTGAGATGGGGGACCAGCAAACCCTTCCTGGGGCTTTAACTTCCCTTAGAGGGGtgtgcagcagcactggagtTCCATGTAGGACTTTTTGGAGTCCTAAAGGGTGAAATCAGTGTTCCAGCTGCTTGGCACTGATGGGAGAGGGTGGGACAGGCAGGGTCACCTGGTAGTAGTGCCACCAaggggtgcagggctgctccccacaCAGACCATCCTCGCCATGGATCAGAGGCACTgattcccccccagccccgcagagCCACCTGCAAGGATCCCCCCCGGACACTGCACCAGATCACCCTGGGGCTATGGGTTTATCCCCATGGTGCACAAGCCACCCCGGGGTGAATGCAGGTGGCACAGACCGCCGACCCCTAAGCCAGGGCAGCCACCCTGCCTTAGTGGGACAGGGACAGCGGGGGGACAGACACAGTGCCTCCTTCCCAGGGGAACTCTGCCTTCACCATCACTGCTGCGATCGCAACAAGGACTGACATGCTGCCTGGTCCGAGGGGctcagggaaaggctgtggtgggggcTCCGCACCTCCTGTGAAGTGGGAGATgtcagctgctggggctgctgccaccaTAGCAAGACACGGCAGCAAATTCCCCGTAGCACCTGGCTGTCGGATACGGACAGTCCTATCCAGGAGGCAGCTCGTCCTGCTGGGGGCATGGTACCGGTACTTACCCATCCATCGCCTCCTGGGGATCCCTGCCCGGTGCCTGGCTCTGCTACAGCTGTTTTTTtaagcacatgaaaaataagCGTTTCTACATCTCCACGTCCCCAGCAGCTTTGTCCTCTCCATCACACAGGGGTGTTTCAGGGCTACGCACTGGCTGCGCCCCGCTGGAGCAGCCTGCGTCCgtgggctggaggaggggacCAGCACGTCAGCGGCGTGTTTTCTCAGGCACCGTGACGGATGCGTGAGCAGCCAGCCCTCCAGCTGGGGTGTGCCAaggcagctgtgcctggccaAGAGGCGGGTGCTGCAGGCATCGTGGTGGCGTGAAGGGCACACGCTTTGCAAAGCCTCAGCTCCTGGAGTCGCGGGGTTCGGGCTGGCatctctcctccctgccaggtAAGTGGGAAGGACTGCTAGACTCATCCCCTCCTGCATCTGCAGGCTCTCC
The window above is part of the Falco cherrug isolate bFalChe1 chromosome Z, bFalChe1.pri, whole genome shotgun sequence genome. Proteins encoded here:
- the LOC102057629 gene encoding myogenesis-regulating glycosidase codes for the protein MYTFLPENFTPVKQKPSKELRPMLGAILLGLILFIAAVVAWCYYTVSLRKAERLKTELMDLRADGFVIRNQHGEVVFRLAFRSGSLDLESCSKEGEILSCTRSGRGPLNFFIQTVKPKDTVMCYRVRWEELAPGPAVEHTMFWEDAHWYGGSEMSTQHWPIRLAGYQEPMPYVTSDVYSFRDSFGGILERYWLSSKAAAIKINDSVPFHLGFNATERALFFQARYKDSPYKPPPGQQPFPELSYRVCVGSDVTSIHKYMVRRYFNKPSKIPAENAFRYPIWSTWALYKNNIDQDKLLRFAEKIKKYRFNCSHIEIDDMYTQAYGDFDFDPVKFPNVTEMFAKLREDGFKVTLWTHPFINYNSSNFGVGIERQLFIKEPSGRLPAMVEWWNGIGAILDFTNPAARDWFQSHLRQLRHKYGISSFKFDAGETSYLPKQFSTFRPLSDPSIWSRRYTEMAIPFYELAEVRVGYQSQNISCFFRIIDRDSVWGYELGLKSLIPTVLTISMLGYPFISADMIGGNFLPNKTEGAVEIPDRELYVRWLELSAFMPSMQFSIPPWLYDKEVVEIAQKFTELHESLVAPLLLELAGEVTDTGDPIIRPIWWISPRDEATHRIDSQFLIGDTLMVAPVLEMGKQERDVYLPAGKWRSYKGELFEKTPVLLTDYPVDLDEVAYFLWVS